In a single window of the Pseudogemmatithrix spongiicola genome:
- a CDS encoding T9SS C-terminal target domain-containing protein, translated as MIRPKSMRALGAALLATAALSACNNDEDPIGPVEPGAAVISADITTNRTLSKDTVYTLQGFIKVTNGATLTIPAGTRIVGDFETVGSALFVTRGARLVANGTAAEPIVFTSERPVGSRQAGDWGGLIIIGNATSNRSGTVVLEGTGTGPSNPQQVYSGGTTDTDNSGTLRYVRVEFAGYATATDAELNSFTFAAVGSGTTMEYLQVMNGLDDSFEWFGGTVDGKYFVSYESGDDHFDMSEGYRGRLQYLIAYQSRLVIPRPGAGNASSDPQGIENDGCAGAGCDNGQNSTPLTTPVVANFTLVGPGAGTDVDPTSGGYAMVLRRGTGGYYVNGLVARWPKAALSIRDAATLTRVTEGTFDARNILALETPALFHTNSLADSTARNLVRNTTATAAQQFTTLTLPATSAASFDWTPQAGSLAATGGLATFTGNMATAAGTFVTGTTYRGAAAPGGTKWWTGWTVYYVN; from the coding sequence ATGATCCGACCGAAGTCGATGCGCGCCCTCGGGGCCGCGCTGCTTGCCACCGCCGCGCTCAGCGCGTGCAACAACGACGAAGACCCCATCGGTCCGGTGGAGCCGGGCGCCGCCGTCATCAGCGCCGACATCACGACGAACCGCACGCTGTCGAAGGACACCGTGTACACCCTGCAGGGCTTCATCAAGGTCACCAACGGCGCCACGCTGACCATCCCGGCCGGCACGCGCATCGTCGGCGACTTCGAGACCGTCGGTTCCGCGCTGTTCGTCACCCGCGGTGCGCGCCTCGTCGCGAACGGCACGGCCGCCGAGCCGATCGTGTTCACGTCGGAACGTCCCGTCGGCTCGCGCCAGGCCGGTGACTGGGGCGGCTTGATCATCATCGGCAACGCGACCTCCAACCGTTCGGGCACCGTGGTGCTCGAGGGCACGGGCACCGGCCCGTCGAACCCGCAGCAGGTCTACAGCGGCGGCACGACGGACACGGACAACAGCGGCACCCTGCGCTACGTGCGTGTCGAGTTCGCCGGCTACGCCACGGCGACGGACGCCGAGCTGAACTCGTTCACGTTCGCGGCCGTGGGCTCGGGCACGACGATGGAATACCTCCAGGTCATGAACGGCCTCGATGACTCCTTCGAGTGGTTCGGCGGCACGGTCGACGGCAAGTACTTCGTCTCGTACGAGTCGGGTGACGATCACTTCGACATGTCGGAAGGCTACCGCGGTCGCCTGCAGTACCTGATCGCCTACCAGAGCCGCCTCGTCATCCCGCGTCCGGGCGCCGGCAACGCGTCCAGCGATCCGCAGGGCATCGAGAACGACGGATGCGCGGGTGCCGGCTGCGACAACGGCCAGAACTCGACGCCGCTCACCACGCCGGTCGTCGCGAACTTCACGCTGGTCGGCCCGGGTGCCGGCACCGACGTGGATCCGACCTCGGGGGGCTACGCGATGGTCCTCCGCCGCGGCACGGGCGGCTACTACGTGAACGGCCTCGTGGCCCGCTGGCCGAAGGCCGCGCTCTCGATCCGCGACGCCGCCACGCTCACGCGCGTCACGGAAGGCACGTTCGACGCCCGCAACATCCTCGCCCTCGAGACGCCGGCGCTGTTCCACACGAATTCGCTCGCGGACTCCACGGCCCGGAACCTTGTCCGCAACACCACGGCCACCGCGGCGCAGCAGTTCACCACGCTGACGCTGCCGGCGACCAGCGCGGCCTCGTTCGACTGGACGCCGCAGGCGGGCTCGCTCGCCGCGACCGGTGGCTTGGCGACCTTCACCGGCAACATGGCGACGGCCGCCGGCACCTTCGTGACGGGCACCACCTACCGCGGCGCAGCGGCCCCGGGCGGCACGAAGTGGTGGACCGGCTGGACCGTGTACTACGTGAACTAA